The following coding sequences lie in one Hyalangium ruber genomic window:
- a CDS encoding TolC family protein, which produces MNPLVFVALVTLAAQQDAPSAATPREAETAPSPAAAPTPPEAPSPAARTLTFQEVLTRMESQSLDLQAARARLAQAQELSAKARSGYLPQISVGASYTRNNAEANLRLPVGYVIRDVGGPTSGPGVPDSPPDLPGAPTNLALVPAAIIEAPIQVFNQLGAQAQLNQAIIAPALWQAIRTAGIAEDVAALNVEAARREILFGAAQLYFGAAGLQQAISVQERLLAVNVAREKDVTVGYEAGAQPKVALLRAQIDRGRAEQDLVRARNSYLSMVQSLATLMNEPADFDVVVPEEPVLPSGIEELEKAALQRPDVAAAQRNLDLAESGRTATKWKYAPNLGLSAVYRWANVGGFTGENTNWAITLGLNWTIWDGGLREAELRESSAKVAEAEASARAAENKARDEVRRGLLELASARANRIKAEEQLRLAREGQRLVDVSFKAGSATYLEVTDANTALAAAETGFVGETLNASLAALRVLKAAGQFAPPPAPAQE; this is translated from the coding sequence ATGAACCCGCTTGTCTTCGTAGCCCTCGTCACCCTGGCTGCCCAGCAGGACGCTCCGAGCGCCGCAACACCCCGGGAGGCCGAGACCGCTCCGAGCCCCGCAGCAGCCCCGACTCCTCCGGAAGCCCCGAGCCCCGCGGCCCGGACGTTGACGTTCCAGGAAGTGCTCACCCGCATGGAGTCCCAGAGCCTGGATCTGCAAGCGGCTCGGGCGCGGCTGGCCCAGGCACAGGAGCTGTCCGCCAAGGCCCGCAGCGGCTACCTGCCGCAGATCTCCGTGGGCGCCTCGTACACGCGCAACAATGCCGAGGCCAACCTCCGGCTGCCCGTGGGCTACGTCATCCGCGACGTCGGCGGGCCGACGAGTGGCCCGGGCGTTCCGGACTCCCCGCCGGACCTGCCGGGTGCTCCCACCAACCTGGCGCTCGTGCCCGCGGCCATCATCGAAGCGCCGATCCAGGTGTTCAACCAGCTGGGAGCCCAGGCGCAGCTCAACCAGGCCATCATCGCTCCTGCGCTGTGGCAGGCCATCCGGACGGCGGGCATCGCCGAGGACGTGGCGGCCCTCAACGTGGAGGCGGCGCGCCGGGAGATCCTCTTTGGCGCCGCGCAGCTCTACTTCGGCGCGGCGGGGCTCCAGCAGGCCATCTCCGTGCAGGAGCGCCTGCTGGCGGTGAATGTCGCCCGCGAGAAGGACGTGACGGTGGGCTACGAGGCCGGTGCGCAGCCCAAGGTGGCGCTGCTGCGCGCCCAGATCGACCGGGGCCGCGCTGAGCAGGACCTGGTGCGCGCGCGCAACTCCTACCTGAGCATGGTGCAGTCGCTGGCCACGCTGATGAACGAGCCGGCTGACTTCGACGTGGTGGTGCCGGAGGAGCCGGTGCTTCCCTCGGGCATCGAGGAGCTGGAGAAGGCGGCGCTCCAGCGGCCGGACGTGGCGGCGGCGCAGCGCAACCTGGATCTGGCCGAGAGCGGGCGCACCGCGACGAAGTGGAAGTACGCGCCCAACTTGGGCCTGTCCGCCGTGTACCGGTGGGCCAACGTGGGCGGCTTCACCGGTGAGAACACGAACTGGGCCATCACCCTGGGGCTCAACTGGACGATCTGGGACGGCGGCCTGCGAGAGGCGGAGCTGCGCGAGAGCAGCGCCAAGGTGGCCGAGGCGGAGGCCTCCGCCCGCGCCGCGGAGAACAAGGCCCGGGACGAGGTGCGTCGTGGGCTGCTGGAGCTGGCCAGCGCTCGGGCCAACCGTATCAAGGCCGAGGAGCAGCTGCGCCTGGCGCGCGAGGGCCAGCGCCTGGTGGACGTGAGCTTCAAGGCGGGCAGCGCCACCTATCTCGAGGTGACGGACGCCAACACCGCGCTCGCCGCCGCGGAGACGGGCTTCGTGGGCGAGACGCTGAATGCCTCGCTGGCCGCGCTGCGCGTGCTCAAGGCGGCCGGGCAGTTCGCTCCGCCGCCTGCTCCCGCCCAGGAGTGA
- a CDS encoding efflux RND transporter periplasmic adaptor subunit: protein MRAVMDGFLSRGPFAVGLMLLLTHGACSRGEEGSQKGAPDAGNGAVAVDVKEVQRGRLRAPLTLVGTTQPVQEVAVRARVEGHLETLTVDVGDSVSTDQELGRQDPTLLDAAVHEAEAALAGARAEAASAEAGVAQAKSALEQSRLAAAQAEVEARRYESLAERGISSRQEAEQRATAARTAQQAVQAASQQVLTQQSLATAAQSRIRAQEALLAAAKERRSFATLRSPLSGRVMARFHSPGDVVLAGAEVLRVGDFSQVEVAVSVSELELSRVKPGQKVPVRIDAFGDTSFTGTVARVSPQADPVSRLVPLEVVLENPEGRIGSGLLARVRFENGVQEQLLLLESALIVGLGGPGDGGQPAPSAEGRVFVVKGGESGSAPQVEAREVRVGARADGQAEILSGLQEGERVVVRSQRPLQSGTEVRPSALSDSGPQGVGGGGRE from the coding sequence ATGCGCGCTGTGATGGATGGGTTCCTCTCTCGTGGTCCCTTCGCCGTGGGGCTCATGCTCCTGCTGACGCACGGGGCGTGTTCCCGTGGGGAGGAGGGCTCGCAGAAGGGCGCCCCGGACGCGGGCAACGGCGCCGTGGCCGTGGATGTGAAGGAGGTGCAGCGCGGGCGGCTGCGCGCGCCGCTCACGCTGGTGGGTACGACCCAGCCAGTGCAGGAGGTGGCGGTGCGCGCGCGGGTGGAGGGGCACCTGGAGACGCTCACGGTGGATGTGGGGGACTCCGTCTCGACGGACCAGGAGTTGGGCCGGCAGGATCCGACGCTCCTCGACGCGGCGGTACACGAGGCCGAGGCGGCGCTTGCCGGGGCCCGCGCGGAGGCCGCGAGCGCCGAGGCTGGAGTGGCCCAAGCGAAGAGCGCACTCGAGCAATCCCGGCTGGCAGCCGCGCAGGCGGAGGTAGAGGCCCGGCGCTATGAGAGTCTGGCCGAACGAGGCATCTCCAGCCGCCAGGAGGCGGAGCAGCGCGCCACGGCGGCTCGCACCGCGCAGCAAGCGGTCCAGGCCGCCAGCCAGCAGGTGCTCACACAGCAGAGCCTCGCGACGGCGGCCCAATCCCGGATCCGCGCGCAGGAGGCGCTGCTCGCGGCGGCGAAGGAGCGTCGCTCGTTCGCCACCCTGCGCTCTCCGCTCTCCGGACGAGTCATGGCGCGCTTCCACTCGCCAGGAGACGTCGTCCTGGCCGGGGCCGAGGTGTTGCGCGTGGGGGACTTCTCCCAAGTGGAGGTAGCAGTCTCGGTGTCCGAGCTGGAGCTGTCGCGCGTGAAGCCCGGCCAGAAGGTCCCCGTGCGGATCGATGCCTTCGGCGACACGTCCTTCACAGGCACGGTGGCGCGGGTGTCACCCCAGGCCGATCCGGTGAGCCGACTGGTGCCCCTGGAGGTGGTGCTGGAGAACCCCGAGGGCCGCATCGGCAGTGGGTTGCTGGCGCGCGTGCGGTTCGAGAATGGCGTTCAGGAGCAACTGCTGCTCCTCGAGTCGGCGCTCATCGTCGGGCTGGGAGGCCCCGGTGACGGCGGGCAGCCCGCCCCCTCGGCGGAGGGGCGCGTCTTCGTGGTGAAGGGCGGAGAGTCGGGAAGCGCCCCTCAGGTGGAAGCGCGGGAGGTGCGCGTGGGCGCGCGCGCGGATGGCCAGGCGGAGATCCTCTCGGGCCTCCAGGAGGGTGAGCGCGTGGTGGTCCGGAGCCAGCGGCCGCTGCAGTCGGGCACCGAGGTACGCCCCAGCGCCCTCTCGGACAGTGGCCCCCAGGGCGTCGGCGGGGGCGGCCGTGAGTGA
- a CDS encoding efflux RND transporter permease subunit: MSESTPEAPSTDGRRGKRRGLSALAVRRPVGTLMLATTVLVLGVFFLLRLPVDLLPSITYPRIGVNVEAPGVSPQVAVEEITRPLEEALAATEGVVLVYSQTREGRVNLNLFFQPGGDVDQALNDATAAVNRARSNLPPTIEQPRITKVDPAQLPVVEFALTSPGLSGRELRVFADEELARELAVAPGVAAVDVAGGALEEVQVHVDLQRLQSSGLGLLEFLDALAQENQDISAGRLEGLRTEALVRTVGRFREASELERLSFLVGTPPTPAIGAPVPATVVPQRQVLLRDFATVVDGTEDERVFVTLNGEPAVKVSVQKQADANTVDVVDGVKAKVEEMRRSGRLPEGAVLITTLDESVFINRSIEEVALSGLAGAVLAGVVILLFLGSLRQTFIVVLAIPLGTLLSVGLLALVGGSLNIFSLGGLAVGIGAVDSCIVVLENIIRGVEERRRREEGSGTGEAAPLPGSELIPLAEERSTELESALVASTTTNLVAVVPFLLIGGFVSLLFNELILTVLFTVGASLLTALTVVPSLAARLLAIRRTSGLSRLRVVRWFGARVERLSEGYGALLARVLTRRRWVLAGVFLLLGVAAAVMLPFLSTEILPRVGTGQARLVAQLPPGMPLSESRRLMQQVDALLRRQEETAYVFTTVGGFLFGSATTENPLRASSTITLKPGTNAQDFVARVNKQFAELNLVDIRLRLSPENIRGLITSNAPVRADIDVMLQGTDDEALESAGRQVLAALDGKAKLARYRPDADPVQPEVQVRRDPERAGLLGLSSGQIGQAVQTALEGTIATQLQRGERLVDVRVKLAREALRTRSQLEQLPLVISGGAPVRLSEVAGVFEGTTPAEIQRINQREVFIIVGDLSEGASLGDAVAEMERIVGEVKMPPGVSMLPSNAAQSTRDLQRSLLLLGSLAVFLVFTVMAVQYDSLVDPLVILFAIPPALVGGLAGLVVTGTALGATALIGAVLLVGVIVGNGIILVELANQLREESAELSRMEAMRRAAPMRLRPILITTLLATLGLVPLALGFGEGTELLRPLALVTLFGLSAGTLLTLFVVPCLYVSLHAFFAWRPGQRHTAP, encoded by the coding sequence GTGAGTGAGTCCACCCCCGAGGCGCCGAGCACCGATGGGCGCCGGGGAAAGAGAAGAGGCCTGAGCGCGCTGGCAGTGCGGCGTCCGGTGGGGACGTTGATGCTCGCGACCACCGTGCTGGTGCTCGGGGTCTTCTTCCTCCTGCGCCTGCCGGTGGATCTGCTGCCCTCCATCACCTACCCGCGTATCGGCGTGAACGTGGAGGCACCAGGAGTCTCGCCCCAGGTGGCGGTGGAGGAGATCACCCGCCCGCTGGAAGAAGCGCTCGCGGCGACGGAAGGCGTGGTGCTCGTCTACTCCCAGACGCGCGAAGGCCGGGTCAACCTGAACCTGTTCTTCCAGCCGGGCGGAGACGTGGACCAGGCGCTCAACGACGCCACGGCGGCCGTCAACCGCGCCCGGAGCAACCTGCCTCCCACGATCGAGCAGCCACGGATCACCAAGGTGGATCCTGCTCAGCTGCCCGTCGTGGAGTTCGCGCTTACCTCCCCCGGCCTGTCGGGTCGGGAGCTGCGCGTCTTCGCGGACGAGGAGCTGGCGCGCGAGCTGGCGGTGGCTCCCGGTGTAGCGGCGGTGGACGTGGCGGGCGGCGCGCTCGAAGAGGTCCAGGTCCACGTGGATCTGCAGCGGCTCCAGTCCTCCGGGCTGGGGCTCCTGGAGTTCCTCGATGCGCTGGCCCAGGAGAACCAGGACATCTCCGCAGGGCGGTTGGAGGGACTGCGCACCGAGGCGCTCGTACGCACCGTGGGCCGCTTCCGCGAGGCCTCCGAGCTGGAGCGCCTCTCCTTCCTCGTCGGCACCCCGCCCACTCCCGCCATCGGAGCGCCCGTGCCCGCCACGGTGGTGCCTCAGCGCCAGGTGCTGTTGCGGGACTTCGCCACCGTGGTAGATGGCACCGAGGACGAGCGCGTCTTCGTCACGCTCAATGGCGAGCCCGCGGTCAAGGTGAGCGTGCAGAAGCAGGCGGACGCCAACACCGTGGATGTGGTCGATGGGGTGAAGGCGAAGGTGGAGGAGATGCGGCGCAGTGGGCGTCTGCCCGAGGGCGCCGTGCTCATCACCACCCTGGACGAGTCCGTCTTCATCAACCGCTCCATCGAGGAGGTGGCGCTCTCGGGGTTGGCGGGCGCCGTGCTGGCGGGCGTGGTGATCCTTCTCTTCCTCGGCTCGCTGCGGCAGACGTTCATCGTGGTGCTGGCCATCCCCTTGGGGACGCTGCTGTCGGTGGGCCTGCTGGCGCTCGTGGGCGGCTCGCTCAACATCTTCAGCCTCGGCGGGCTGGCGGTGGGCATCGGCGCGGTGGACAGCTGCATCGTCGTGCTGGAGAACATCATCCGGGGCGTCGAGGAGCGCCGCCGACGCGAAGAAGGCTCCGGCACCGGCGAGGCGGCTCCCCTGCCCGGCTCCGAGCTGATCCCGCTGGCCGAGGAGCGCAGCACGGAGCTGGAGTCCGCCCTGGTGGCCTCCACCACCACCAACCTCGTCGCCGTGGTGCCCTTCCTGCTCATCGGCGGCTTCGTGTCGCTGCTCTTCAACGAGCTCATCCTCACCGTGCTCTTCACGGTGGGCGCCTCGCTGCTCACCGCGCTCACGGTGGTGCCCTCGCTGGCGGCTCGGCTGCTGGCGATCCGGCGCACCAGCGGCCTGTCCCGCCTGCGCGTGGTGCGCTGGTTCGGCGCCCGGGTGGAGCGCCTCTCCGAGGGCTACGGGGCACTGCTGGCGCGGGTGCTCACGCGCCGCCGCTGGGTGCTCGCGGGGGTGTTCCTGCTCCTCGGGGTGGCCGCGGCCGTCATGCTCCCCTTCCTGTCCACCGAGATCCTCCCGCGCGTGGGTACGGGCCAGGCACGCCTCGTCGCCCAGCTCCCACCGGGGATGCCGCTGTCCGAGAGCCGGCGGCTGATGCAGCAGGTGGATGCGCTGCTGCGGCGCCAGGAGGAGACCGCCTACGTCTTCACCACCGTGGGAGGCTTCCTCTTCGGCAGCGCCACGACGGAGAACCCGCTGCGCGCCTCCAGCACCATCACCCTGAAGCCCGGCACGAACGCGCAGGACTTCGTCGCCCGCGTCAACAAGCAGTTCGCGGAGCTGAACCTGGTGGACATCCGGCTGCGGCTCTCGCCGGAGAACATCCGCGGCCTCATCACCAGCAACGCCCCGGTGCGCGCCGACATCGACGTGATGCTGCAGGGCACGGACGACGAGGCCCTGGAGAGCGCGGGCCGTCAGGTGCTCGCGGCGCTCGACGGGAAGGCCAAGCTCGCCCGCTACCGCCCGGACGCCGATCCCGTGCAGCCGGAGGTACAGGTGCGACGCGATCCCGAGCGCGCGGGGCTGCTTGGGTTGTCCTCCGGGCAGATCGGCCAGGCGGTGCAGACGGCGCTCGAGGGCACCATCGCCACGCAGCTCCAGCGCGGAGAGCGCCTGGTAGACGTGCGCGTGAAGCTGGCGCGCGAGGCGCTGCGCACCCGCTCCCAGCTCGAGCAGCTCCCGCTCGTCATCTCGGGAGGGGCACCCGTGCGCCTCTCCGAGGTGGCCGGCGTCTTCGAAGGCACCACCCCCGCAGAGATCCAACGCATCAACCAGCGCGAGGTGTTCATCATCGTCGGCGATCTGTCCGAAGGGGCCAGCCTGGGCGACGCGGTCGCGGAGATGGAGCGCATCGTGGGCGAGGTGAAGATGCCGCCCGGCGTGTCGATGCTGCCGAGCAACGCCGCCCAGAGCACCCGGGACCTGCAGCGCTCGCTGCTGCTGCTCGGCTCGCTGGCCGTCTTCCTGGTGTTCACCGTGATGGCCGTGCAGTACGACTCGCTCGTCGATCCCCTCGTCATCCTCTTCGCCATCCCGCCCGCGCTGGTGGGAGGCCTGGCCGGACTGGTGGTGACGGGCACGGCGCTCGGAGCCACGGCGCTCATCGGCGCGGTGCTGCTGGTGGGCGTCATCGTCGGCAACGGCATCATCCTCGTGGAGCTCGCCAACCAGCTGCGCGAGGAGTCCGCCGAGCTGTCGCGCATGGAGGCCATGCGGCGCGCGGCCCCCATGCGGCTTCGGCCCATCCTCATCACCACGCTGCTGGCCACGCTGGGCCTGGTGCCCCTCGCGCTCGGCTTCGGCGAGGGGACCGAGCTGCTGCGTCCGCTGGCGCTCGTCACCCTCTTCGGCCTGAGCGCGGGCACGCTGCTCACGCTCTTCGTCGTGCCGTGCCTCTACGTCAGCCTCCACGCATTCTTTGCGTGGCGCCCCGGGCAGCGGCACACCGCGCCCTGA
- a CDS encoding ABC transporter permease produces the protein MFRNFREIYQYRSLLLSLTQRELKARYRGSVLGFLWTFLNPTMQMIVYSLMFSVWMRQQIEDYTFFVFVGLLPWIWFSSSVGAGASAISDRRDLLTKVRFPAQILPATVVTTNLVNFLLSLPLLFILGTILGRPPTWHVVLFPVVLFVQLWVTLALAYLCSAINVTFRDLQQILNNLLTMWFFVTPIFFRAETIPEAFREVMVLANPMAVMVTSYQAIFYDHKLPAAGPLLLWMGIAAVLLWLAANLFERRREEFAEVV, from the coding sequence ATGTTTCGCAACTTCCGTGAGATCTACCAGTACCGCAGCCTCCTGCTGAGCCTCACCCAGCGAGAGCTGAAGGCGCGCTACCGCGGCTCCGTCCTCGGGTTCCTGTGGACGTTCCTCAACCCGACGATGCAGATGATCGTCTACTCGCTGATGTTCTCGGTGTGGATGCGGCAGCAGATCGAGGACTACACGTTCTTCGTCTTCGTCGGGCTGCTGCCGTGGATCTGGTTCTCCAGCTCCGTGGGCGCCGGCGCCAGCGCGATCAGCGACCGGCGAGATCTGCTCACCAAGGTGCGCTTCCCAGCGCAGATCCTGCCGGCCACGGTGGTGACCACCAACCTGGTCAACTTCCTGCTGTCGCTGCCGCTGCTGTTCATCCTGGGGACGATCCTGGGCCGGCCGCCGACCTGGCACGTCGTCCTGTTCCCGGTGGTGCTGTTCGTGCAGCTGTGGGTGACGCTGGCGCTGGCCTACCTGTGCTCGGCCATCAACGTGACGTTCCGGGACCTGCAGCAGATCCTCAACAACCTGCTGACGATGTGGTTCTTCGTCACGCCGATCTTCTTCCGGGCCGAGACCATCCCCGAGGCGTTCCGGGAGGTGATGGTGCTGGCCAACCCGATGGCGGTGATGGTCACCTCGTACCAGGCCATCTTCTACGACCACAAGCTGCCCGCCGCGGGCCCGCTGTTGCTGTGGATGGGCATCGCCGCGGTGCTGCTGTGGCTCGCCGCGAACCTCTTCGAGCGCCGCCGCGAGGAGTTCGCCGAGGTCGTCTGA
- a CDS encoding AMP-binding protein, which translates to MKEHAHTASGGPRPVVKEARTFADVLRRRAAELGPAPAFTFLGTEGTGSGDVTLTYAEVDRRARAIALELETRGLSGQRVLIVLPPGPTYLASLFGCFYAGAIAVPVPSPLFEGQRQGAGLLAAIAQDSGAAAALVGGEPPALAGHIELIAAESIVPRAMPLDWMPQLPDSRSLALLQYTAGNNGTPKGVRVTHANLLDNAEGLRRGFGHCATDKILLWLPTHQGLGLIEGVLQPLYAGISSVLMQPQAFFERPVRWLEAMSAHGATISGAPDFAYELCVRTVTENERSRLDLSRWRIAFSSGEQVRAETLERFSAHFGPRGFQQRAFRPVYGLAECTYLVAGGKSEGGPTLRGVAVDALAQQRITERPGAATKLVSCGPASTSVQVLIVNPSTRAPRGDQEIGEVWLSGLSVADGYWGRVATTEEAFRGRLASSASGTRAFLRTGDLGACVGGDLYLTGRVRDVVIWEGMDLRLHDLEFDAAASHPAVVPGSCAAFALKPLRDEQLTLVAEVFPPEGPTLTPADEQARLREITRAIRRNVGQRHGVMLAEICLARAFSLPRSSTGHVSRSAVRTAHLASEYPLLLSDRAHESSEKDTKADVSPVAVPAPVPSVPLAEKLPAPAQVPLTPSMYAVHDPARALQNRMGASRVFELPEGTEAFHLAEALHAVWSAHETLRLRYARKADAGDWAALITPDKVPVPLTRLELASRQDEESWAEVESTARRLGAEVGQCAGPLATFVFCDRGQRKAPWLLAVCHPALMDESSWRILATDLADACEQARLRGRVRLAPQSGSLTQWVQHLVSEAELPRLASEARVHWLARSSTLPPEPSPVANAAETPAPGALAEVNAAALQRTSTLFDVSREALLLAACALAYGTYTRRSAVQIRLEQSARVTSRYQVDASRMLGNLQYVFPVLLPIEPEALPAELARHTHVELSNAPLGGLAYEALRAYGADRSLADALLALPAPDFSMRLEDEGAPSSRGTLRTLAMFNDGPWPGEGSLPLRVEARLSAERVQLLWHGTTSDGSLLSALAKLTEQTLRTLCAHADNTRATTATGRGPARVPTAQRSR; encoded by the coding sequence GTGAAAGAACACGCACACACCGCTAGCGGCGGGCCCCGCCCCGTGGTGAAGGAGGCGCGGACCTTCGCGGACGTGCTCCGGCGCCGTGCGGCGGAGCTGGGCCCGGCCCCGGCTTTCACCTTCCTGGGCACGGAAGGCACCGGCTCCGGCGACGTCACCCTCACCTACGCCGAGGTGGACCGCCGCGCCCGAGCCATCGCCCTCGAGCTGGAGACGCGCGGCCTGTCCGGCCAGCGCGTGCTCATCGTTCTGCCCCCCGGCCCCACGTACCTGGCCAGCCTCTTCGGCTGCTTCTACGCGGGCGCCATCGCCGTGCCGGTGCCCTCGCCGCTGTTCGAAGGGCAGCGCCAGGGCGCGGGGCTGCTGGCCGCCATCGCACAGGACTCCGGGGCCGCCGCCGCGCTCGTGGGAGGAGAGCCCCCAGCCCTCGCGGGCCACATCGAGCTGATCGCCGCCGAGTCCATCGTCCCGCGCGCCATGCCGCTGGACTGGATGCCGCAGCTGCCGGACTCGCGCTCGCTGGCGCTGTTGCAGTACACGGCCGGCAACAACGGCACGCCCAAGGGCGTGCGCGTCACGCACGCCAACCTGCTCGACAACGCCGAGGGCCTGCGCCGCGGCTTCGGCCACTGCGCCACCGACAAGATCCTGCTCTGGCTGCCCACGCACCAGGGCCTGGGCCTGATCGAAGGTGTGCTCCAGCCGCTCTATGCCGGCATCTCCTCCGTGCTGATGCAGCCCCAGGCCTTCTTCGAGCGGCCGGTGCGGTGGCTGGAGGCGATGTCCGCTCACGGCGCGACGATCAGCGGCGCTCCCGACTTCGCCTATGAGCTGTGCGTGCGGACCGTCACCGAGAACGAGCGCTCCCGGCTCGATCTGAGCCGCTGGCGCATCGCGTTCTCCAGCGGCGAGCAGGTGCGCGCCGAGACGCTGGAGCGCTTCTCGGCGCACTTCGGCCCGCGCGGCTTCCAGCAGCGGGCCTTCCGGCCGGTGTATGGGCTGGCCGAATGCACCTACCTCGTCGCCGGCGGCAAGTCCGAGGGCGGCCCCACCCTGCGGGGCGTCGCCGTGGACGCGCTGGCCCAGCAGCGCATCACCGAGCGCCCCGGCGCGGCCACGAAGCTGGTGAGCTGCGGTCCCGCCTCGACGAGCGTGCAGGTGCTCATCGTCAACCCCTCCACACGAGCGCCCCGGGGCGATCAGGAGATCGGCGAGGTGTGGCTGTCGGGCCTGAGCGTCGCCGACGGGTACTGGGGCCGCGTGGCCACCACCGAGGAGGCCTTCCGAGGGCGGCTGGCCAGCAGCGCCTCCGGCACGCGGGCCTTCCTGCGCACGGGCGATCTAGGCGCCTGCGTGGGCGGCGACCTCTACCTCACGGGGCGCGTCCGGGACGTGGTCATCTGGGAGGGGATGGATCTCCGGCTCCATGATCTCGAGTTCGACGCGGCGGCGAGCCACCCCGCGGTGGTGCCCGGCAGCTGCGCGGCCTTCGCGCTCAAGCCGCTTCGGGACGAGCAGCTCACCCTGGTGGCCGAGGTCTTCCCTCCCGAGGGCCCCACGCTCACGCCCGCGGACGAGCAGGCCCGGCTCCGCGAAATCACCCGCGCCATCCGCCGCAATGTCGGCCAGCGCCACGGGGTGATGCTGGCGGAGATCTGCCTGGCACGCGCCTTCAGTCTGCCCAGGTCCTCCACGGGGCATGTCTCCCGAAGCGCCGTGCGCACGGCGCACCTGGCCTCCGAGTACCCACTGCTGCTGAGCGATCGGGCCCACGAGTCCTCGGAGAAGGACACGAAGGCGGACGTCTCGCCCGTGGCCGTTCCGGCGCCAGTCCCCAGTGTGCCGCTGGCCGAGAAGTTGCCCGCGCCAGCGCAGGTGCCGCTGACGCCCTCGATGTACGCGGTGCATGATCCGGCGCGCGCCCTCCAGAACAGGATGGGCGCCAGCCGGGTCTTCGAGCTGCCCGAGGGCACCGAGGCCTTCCACCTCGCCGAGGCGCTCCACGCGGTATGGTCGGCCCACGAGACGCTGCGCCTGCGCTACGCCCGGAAGGCGGACGCGGGGGACTGGGCCGCGCTCATCACCCCCGACAAGGTGCCCGTCCCGCTGACGCGGCTCGAGCTCGCCTCCCGGCAGGATGAGGAGTCCTGGGCCGAGGTGGAAAGCACGGCCCGGCGGCTGGGCGCCGAGGTGGGCCAGTGCGCGGGGCCGTTGGCGACGTTCGTCTTCTGCGATCGGGGTCAGCGCAAGGCCCCGTGGCTGCTGGCGGTGTGTCACCCGGCGCTCATGGATGAGTCCTCCTGGCGGATCCTGGCCACGGATCTGGCGGACGCGTGCGAGCAGGCGCGCCTGCGCGGACGGGTCCGGCTGGCGCCCCAGAGCGGCTCGCTGACGCAGTGGGTCCAGCACCTCGTCTCCGAGGCGGAGCTGCCTCGGCTCGCTTCGGAGGCACGCGTGCATTGGCTGGCGCGCTCCTCCACCCTTCCGCCGGAGCCCTCCCCGGTGGCCAACGCGGCGGAGACTCCCGCGCCCGGCGCCCTGGCGGAGGTGAATGCCGCCGCGCTGCAGCGCACCTCCACCCTGTTCGATGTCTCGCGGGAGGCCCTGCTGCTGGCGGCGTGCGCGCTCGCCTATGGCACGTACACTCGACGCTCGGCGGTCCAGATCCGCCTGGAGCAGAGCGCGCGCGTCACCAGCCGCTACCAGGTGGACGCCTCGCGCATGCTGGGCAACCTCCAGTACGTGTTCCCCGTCCTCCTGCCCATCGAGCCGGAGGCCCTGCCGGCAGAGCTGGCGCGGCACACCCACGTCGAGCTGTCGAATGCGCCGCTGGGAGGGTTGGCCTACGAAGCCCTGCGGGCGTACGGCGCGGATCGCTCCCTGGCCGACGCGCTCCTGGCCCTGCCGGCGCCGGACTTCAGCATGCGCCTGGAGGACGAAGGCGCCCCTTCCAGCCGCGGAACGCTGCGCACCCTGGCCATGTTCAATGATGGGCCATGGCCGGGCGAGGGCAGCCTGCCGCTGCGCGTGGAGGCGCGGCTCTCGGCCGAGCGCGTCCAGCTCTTGTGGCACGGCACCACCTCGGACGGGAGCCTGCTGAGCGCGCTGGCGAAGCTGACCGAGCAGACGCTGCGCACGCTCTGCGCGCACGCGGACAACACCCGGGCCACCACGGCCACGGGGCGCGGTCCCGCCCGAGTGCCCACCGCGCAGCGCTCGAGATGA